One stretch of Candidatus Hydrogenedentota bacterium DNA includes these proteins:
- a CDS encoding type II toxin-antitoxin system VapC family toxin: protein MRDIPDVCVLDASALMRAFIDMDLSDAARHVLISLVELDKQVVVPDLLYVECANVAWKYVRLRNLESKGAEQYVREIVELDFQTVPSDETATPALKLALATGTSVYDASYAVVAHQFDGTLVTADARLVRKLSATNTTIAHLSEFVPA, encoded by the coding sequence GTGAGAGACATTCCCGATGTGTGCGTCCTTGACGCTAGCGCATTGATGCGGGCGTTTATCGACATGGACCTCTCGGATGCAGCGCGTCACGTCTTGATATCGTTGGTCGAATTGGACAAGCAGGTAGTCGTCCCTGACCTCCTTTACGTGGAGTGTGCGAACGTCGCATGGAAATATGTCCGTCTTAGAAATTTGGAGAGCAAGGGCGCGGAACAATATGTAAGAGAGATTGTGGAACTTGACTTTCAAACAGTTCCGTCAGATGAGACCGCAACGCCAGCGCTTAAACTCGCCCTTGCGACGGGCACATCCGTGTACGACGCAAGCTACGCCGTGGTTGCCCACCAATTCGACGGCACACTCGTCACTGCGGATGCCAGACTGGTCCGCAAGCTCTCGGCGACCAACACAACGATCGCACACCTCTCCGAATTTGTGCCTGCCTGA